Proteins from a genomic interval of Phocoena phocoena chromosome 20, mPhoPho1.1, whole genome shotgun sequence:
- the CDK10 gene encoding cyclin-dependent kinase 10 isoform X1 — protein sequence MGSGGGWGWGGAELGMGEPEPEPEQIRLKCIRKEGFFTVPPEHRLGRCRSVKEFEKLNRIGEGTYGIVYRARDTQTDEIVALKKVRMDKEKDGVPISSLREITLLLRLRHPNIVELKEVVVGNHLESIFLVMGYCEQDLASLLENMPTPFSEAQVKCIVLQVLRGLQYLHRNFIIHRDLKVSNLLMTDKGCVKTADFGLARAYGIPLKPMTPKVVTLWYRAPELLLGTTTQTTSIDMWAVGCILAELLAHKPLLPGASEIHQVDLIVQLLGTPSENIWPGFSQLPLVSQYSLRKQPYNNLKHKFPWLSEAGLRLLNLLFMYDPKKRATAGDCLESSYFKEKPLPCEPELMPTFPHHRNKRAAPATSSGAESQSRRCKP from the exons AtgggaagtgggggtgggtgggggtggggtggggctgagctCGGCATGGgggagccggagccggagccggaaCAGATCCGTCTGAAGTGTATCCGTAAGGAAGGCTTCTTCACGGTGCCTCCAGAGCACAGG CTGGGACGGTGCCGGAGCGTGAAGGAGTTTGAGAAGCTGAACCGCATTGGGGAAGGCACCTACGGCATTGTGT ACAGGGCCCGGGATACCCAAACGGATGAGATTGTCGCCCTGAAGAAAGTGCGGATGGACAAGGAGAAGGATG GGGTCCCCATCAGCAGCCTTCGAGAGATCACGCTTCTCCTTCGCCTCCGCCATCCGAACATCGTGGAGCTGAAGGAGGTGGTTGTGGGGAACCACCTGGAGAG CATCTTCCTGGTGATGGGTTACTGTGAGCAGGACCTGGCCAGCCTTCTGGAGAACATGCCGACACCCTTCTCTGAGGCGCAG GTCAAGTGCATCGTGCTGCAGGTGCTCCGGGGCCTCCAGTACCTGCACCGGAACTTCATCATCCACAG GGATCTGAAGGTCTCCAACTTGCTCATGACGGATAAGGGCTGCGTGAAGACAG CGGATTTCGGCCTGGCCCGGGCCTATGGCATCCCGCTGAAGCCAATGACCCCCAAGGTGGTCACCCTCTG GTACCGAGCCCCTGAACTGCTGCTGGGGACCACTACGCAGACCACCAGCATCGACATGTG GGCCGTGGGCTGCATCCTGGCCGAGCTGCTGGCCCATAAGCCCCTTCTGCCCGGCGCTTCCGAGATCCACCAGGTGGACCTGATCGTACAGCTGCTGGGGACACCCAGTGAGAACATCTGGCCG gGCTTCTCCCAGCTGCCACTGGTGAGCCAGTACAGTCTGAGGAAGCAGCCCTACAACAACCTGAAGCACAAGTTCCCGTGGCTCTCGGAGGCCGGCCTGCGCCTGCTGAACCTGCTCTTCATGTATGACCCCAAGAAAAG GGCGACGGCCGGCGACTGCCTGGAGAGCTCCTACTTCAAGGAGAAGCCCCTGC cctgcGAGCCGGAGCTCATGCCCACTTTCCCCCACCACCGCA
- the CDK10 gene encoding cyclin-dependent kinase 10 isoform X2 produces MDKEKDGVPISSLREITLLLRLRHPNIVELKEVVVGNHLESIFLVMGYCEQDLASLLENMPTPFSEAQVKCIVLQVLRGLQYLHRNFIIHRDLKVSNLLMTDKGCVKTADFGLARAYGIPLKPMTPKVVTLWYRAPELLLGTTTQTTSIDMWAVGCILAELLAHKPLLPGASEIHQVDLIVQLLGTPSENIWPGFSQLPLVSQYSLRKQPYNNLKHKFPWLSEAGLRLLNLLFMATAGDCLESSYFKEKPLPCEPELMPTFPHHRNKRAAPATSSGAESQSRRCKP; encoded by the exons ATGGACAAGGAGAAGGATG GGGTCCCCATCAGCAGCCTTCGAGAGATCACGCTTCTCCTTCGCCTCCGCCATCCGAACATCGTGGAGCTGAAGGAGGTGGTTGTGGGGAACCACCTGGAGAG CATCTTCCTGGTGATGGGTTACTGTGAGCAGGACCTGGCCAGCCTTCTGGAGAACATGCCGACACCCTTCTCTGAGGCGCAG GTCAAGTGCATCGTGCTGCAGGTGCTCCGGGGCCTCCAGTACCTGCACCGGAACTTCATCATCCACAG GGATCTGAAGGTCTCCAACTTGCTCATGACGGATAAGGGCTGCGTGAAGACAG CGGATTTCGGCCTGGCCCGGGCCTATGGCATCCCGCTGAAGCCAATGACCCCCAAGGTGGTCACCCTCTG GTACCGAGCCCCTGAACTGCTGCTGGGGACCACTACGCAGACCACCAGCATCGACATGTG GGCCGTGGGCTGCATCCTGGCCGAGCTGCTGGCCCATAAGCCCCTTCTGCCCGGCGCTTCCGAGATCCACCAGGTGGACCTGATCGTACAGCTGCTGGGGACACCCAGTGAGAACATCTGGCCG gGCTTCTCCCAGCTGCCACTGGTGAGCCAGTACAGTCTGAGGAAGCAGCCCTACAACAACCTGAAGCACAAGTTCCCGTGGCTCTCGGAGGCCGGCCTGCGCCTGCTGAACCTGCTCTTCAT GGCGACGGCCGGCGACTGCCTGGAGAGCTCCTACTTCAAGGAGAAGCCCCTGC cctgcGAGCCGGAGCTCATGCCCACTTTCCCCCACCACCGCA